The nucleotide window CTAAACTGAGTTTTTGAATTAAGGATGATATTTTTACTtccattattataaaaataatcattattgaaaaataaaattttagaaactgaaattttaaaatagaaatattttttgaaagatatcaacacaccaaataagagttcaagtagtaatacaagagtcaagtcgtatccaaagaatccttcatagtctcaacctttgattgttttgccatagatatgagttattattttgcttcctaaCTATTTTCAGGATCCAATGACACCGCTGAGAATgataccaaaaaaagaaaatagaattatGACTAGGAAATTTGAGAAATAATTAatctttttcatgtagtgtttcttaatttatatccaataattatctatATTTATCAAGAAGGTTTAAATTCTAAGACTAttgacacataattcaaataaataaatatttaacatGATTAGTGTCCGCGCATATGCGCGGGTGCTAATACTAGTGCTACAAAATGTACACAATTCTGAGTACTAAAATATGGAAAATTAACCAATTTGCGCAGGAACGCctcaaattatttatatttatttctaaaacagcaATATAAAGTTACGTACAATAGACCAAATTTAATTTGACTCTTCCTTAAGAATCTGTGAGATGTATCCTATCCAGGGGCGGAGCTAGCATGCGAAATATATGTTCGGTCAAACCCAATAGCTGTGGTCCAAAGCATGAATGTATTTATCTTAAGGAATTCATTAAATATATAGTAtaaatttcttaatttaaaatcTTGTAACTTGAACGAATTACATCTTGAACTGAttataaacttcaaattctgacTCCGTTCCTATCCTCATCCTACTCTTCCTTTATTTGAACTTCCAATGCATTGACAATAACAATTCTCCTTCAAACCCACTGTTTGTAATAAAtcagaaaagcaaaagagtgaaacAAGAAAAGCAGCTcaaaagcataggcaagtagagGATATAAAAAGGCAGACATTAAGTAAAAGATGCCACTTTTTTCTCCATTAACTTTAAATAAATAAAGCTGACTGTCGCATTGCACGAAGTTATTTTAACAATGCTGCATATCAAGAAAAGTTGGTGCTAAGAGCGTATATTAGTCACATTCATTTGCAAAAGTCTCTCCGTTTCTGCACTTAGCTCTGTTATACAATAATGGATTCTCTTCAAATGAAGAAGATTCAAGCTATCAACAAGTACAGGAAACAACGGCTTCTCAACAAACTCATGCTTTATTCATTCACTGCACTGAGTTGCAGTTTATTTCTCTCTAGTCCTCTATGGTATCCCATTCTTCGTACTTTTGTAAAAGTCCTTCTCTTCGACTCTCTACCCAAAGTTGGTGCACTATTTTTCAGTCCTAAGTGTATCTTCATAGTTGGTAACCTCATAGTTATAGTTCTTGTTGGAGAGTCTAAGATCTTCAAATCAAGATCCTCTTCTTTAGCCTCTAATGTAAATCTGAACTATGCAAAGGAGCAAGAAAAGGAAGAGAAGGATCAgaaaaacttcatttttcttgctGGAGAGTCTAAGATTTTCAGGTCAAGTCATTATTCTTTACCCTTTAATGGAATAGAACTGAATCATGAAGTGCAAGAAGAGGAATTTTGCGGATATGGTGATAAAGAGGAGGAccagaaaattagggaaaattgTACCAGAAAATGCGGAGATAATGAGAAAGATCAGGAAGAGAAATGCAAGGGTGATTATCAGGAGTTCAAATTCGGTGCAGAGCCTAATGAATTGAGTAAGAGAGCTGATGATTTTATTGCTAGGGTCAACAAGCAAATTAGGCTTGAAGCTGTAACAATAGTTTAGACCAAGCATATGTAATGCCTCAGACAGTTGCAATTTGCATAATTTGCTCACGAGTTTTAAGTATTTCTGTACACTGATAATGTGTTGTTGTTTATACCATCAAATTAAATTAACTCAAAATAATAAGCAATTACTGTAATAAGTATGTAGAAATGACACCAGTAGCCATTTTAGAGAGCTCATATTTAGAAATTAGTCGGTGTGTCCTGAATTTCAAGTTTCCAGTTTAATTTATCAGGACACAAAGTTCTGAAGTTAAATTTATAGTTCAAATTTTCAGGAtcaagggtgtgtttggtataacagaAAATGTTTTCCGTGAaaaatgttttccaagaaaatgcTTTCTTGGAAAATTACTattagtaatcttattcattttccggtgtttgttacgcaaataaaggaaaatgacttctcaagaatattcataaataatttagatataataaacatgaagctataaactttcaaaccaataACCTTCCGAAcccatatttttcataaacttttGAACCGCTAAACTTTTAAAATCGCGGAATTTCGAACtcataaacttccaaacacataaacctccgaactttggaacttgtaatattttgaacctttaaaccgataaataaaataactacaactgaaaaatatataagaaaatatttattcgggggggggggggagaaaacgaaaaaaaaacagaaatttaaaattacaaaaaaagtaattttgttGTGCCGGAAGGGGGGGGGGCAGTTGGgatgggtggtgcagaaaaacgaaaaaacagaaatttaaaattgcaaaaacaaaggtaaaaaaatatatttttttgcgGGGGGATGGGGTGGGGAAGGTGGAGGGGTAGTAGGGTGGGTAGTAAcgaaaaaactaaaatttaaaaagaaaaaaaatcttttttggaGATAgggggtgggttggtgagggtggggaaggttgagaaggagttttggaaaatgttttcccttctcttgataaggaaaacatttgcttccaattcgaggaaaatgagttcataagaaaaattgaaaaacattttccgAAAAATGTTTTCCTTCGTACTAAAAGTAATGGCTAATCCCGAAATAGCCGACCTAAAAATGGCTATTTGTGTACTTCAGTAATATGATAACCTAAAAAATAGAGCAAATAGCATGTTGTACTATGTTAAAAATACAttaatgttataaaataaagactataaagtaaagacaagtatagagagaaactgatatattattcgaattcaaactgatgtacataatgaactgaaatctcttctatttatagaagaaaggaagttgctgtgtaagctgctattataccagtatggataatcttctactgagagcaatgtttatccataacggagtactgaaaggataagcttattatacccgatatggataatcttctaccgggggtaatgtttatccataactgggtactgaaaggataagcttattatacccggtatggataatcttctaccggagataatatttatccataactgggtactgaaaggataagcttattatacccggtatggataatcttctaccgggggtaatgtttatccataactgggtatcgaagtgataagcttcttcaggaagcttatttccaatagagtacttaaatagataaacatatttacggtggagtctcatatggataagcttcttcaggaagcttatttacaacggagtactaattgaacatccataatataatatatttataacactcccccttggatgtttattaaaagataatgtgcctcattaaaaccttactaggaaaaatcacgtggaaaaaaatcctagtaaaggaaaaagagtacacatatttagtaatacgcattgctggctgcctcattaaaaaccttataaggaaaaccctgtgggaaaaaccttagtaagagAAAAAGAATACAGTGCGTATTTTACTCCCACTgaagaaaaccttatttcaaatatttgagtctccgcattccaatcttttataccatattctcaaaaattgatgttggtaaagacaatctgttggattgtcacttgaactaatttgatgcacatcaatgtcacaattttcctgaagatcatgtatgtagaataattctggtgaaatgttcttcgttctatctccttttataaatcctccctttaatagtgttatgcatgaaacattgtctccgtataatattgtgggtcttttatcacattccaacccacatgtttctcgaatgaatccctgatctcaatcatatgcactccTTGCTTGCCGGTTTGAATCGAGCTTTATGTGTATCGGATatataacctgcatctgcattaccaatacgatctgcaccacttttgttagcattagcaagataaataagtgcaccatctacaccgagatagagtatttcaggatcAAGGAGCTCCCCATCCTCTTCTAAaggttggaacggatccttattcacttcaagtgattgaatattcattggtgtacttaatgagtacactttgtccatgtaaaagtatttttaagaccctcttggagctcttccggagttccaataagatttatgtcaccaacataaacagcaagtgtaacaaattttgatgacattttctttataaaaatacatggacaaataacataatttatgtaactttctttcagcagatatttactgaggcgattataccacacgcgcacatattgctttaaaccgtacaaagagctttataatttgatcgagtacatttctcaagactttgaattatatgcttcggacattttcaatccttcaaggatcttcatatagatttagccaaataagtcatataggttaagacttgtatctaaatggtatgacatcttcaagtgtctggactgctagtccgatcctcacaatcttttataatattgtgcactatattgtattaaatatatcgtcgacgatcattttgtgtcagtttcgaagcgacataacttgtggagatctcatcactttctttattttcaggtacctgaactttttcgggagtttcatgaaatattatgtcgtgggctcttctagagcttatttcctcctcattatgatcattttgatcattagctcctactatttttcaaggattgttacctttggaaccgattggtctaccacgcttcatgcgtatagtaaactctatccttcagggactttaattttaataggagcatttgcaactgaaatatgatatttaattttggatcagcaaatgtttctggcattcgacttgaattatcttctaagtgaggatcatgataattcgattcatatagcatatttttcaactgttta belongs to Nicotiana tabacum cultivar K326 chromosome 6, ASM71507v2, whole genome shotgun sequence and includes:
- the LOC107811565 gene encoding uncharacterized protein LOC107811565, which encodes MDSLQMKKIQAINKYRKQRLLNKLMLYSFTALSCSLFLSSPLWYPILRTFVKVLLFDSLPKVGALFFSPKCIFIVGNLIVIVLVGESKIFKSRSSSLASNVNLNYAKEQEKEEKDQKNFIFLAGESKIFRSSHYSLPFNGIELNHEVQEEEFCGYGDKEEDQKIRENCTRKCGDNEKDQEEKCKGDYQEFKFGAEPNELSKRADDFIARVNKQIRLEAVTIV